From Candidatus Stygibacter australis:
AGTAACCCACCATGACCTTTTCAGGTAATGGCTGCCCACTGAGAAACATTATACATAATAAGAATACAACAATAATAATTTTATTCATAATTTATACTCCTTTAAGCATAATTTCCAGATAGTTTTCCCGATTCAGAATATATGTTTCTGCCAGCTCATATCCTTTTGTAAATGCAAGTGGAAATTTCACTTTCTTTCTGGGATTCCATTTGATTTCATAAGCTCTGATCTCACCATTTTCCACTTCGATCAAATCAATCTCCTGCTGTGTGGTTGTGCGCCAGAAGTAATGCTCAAAACTTGCCCGTTTATTCAGCATCATTTTTCGTCTCTCAGTTATCAGATAATTTTCCCACAAAGCTCCTGCATCATCGCGAATTTCCAGCCGGTTAAAATTATTGATCAGCGAATTTCTGATCCCATTATCCCAGAAATAATATTTATTTGCCCGTTTCAACTCATTCCTGAGATTTCTCTTAAAAGAACCCAATCGATAAATAATATAGCTTTGTTCCATCAATGACAAATATTTTTCTACTGTCTTGCGATCCAAGCCTACAGTATTTGCAAGTTCTGTTGTGGAAACTTCTTTGCCTATTTGCAAAGCCAATGAAATCAACAATTTCCGCAGAAGTTCAGGACGCTTGATCTCCTGATATATTAGCATATCTTTAAATAAATATGAACCTGCTATTTCTTTGATTATCTCCTCTGGCATAGTCTTTTCGAGATAAACTTCTGGATAACTCCCGTAGATCAAACGCTGCTGCAATCCAGATTTTACCGCATCAATCCCTTCATATTCATACAATTCCTCCAGGGATAGCGGGGTTAAGATAAACTCAAATTTCCTGCCGGTTAAAGGTTCGATCATGGAATTTGATAATTCCAGAGCTGATGAACCAGTTACTATTATCTGCAGATCACTCAGGTTATCAATAATGCTTTTTAGTTTTATCCCAATATCTCTTACCCTTTGAGCCTCATCAATCAGTAGATATGAATAACGACCAAATTTCAATTTTATTTCATCTATATTCCTGAAATTAAAGGATTCCTGACCATCTATTAAATCACAATTTATATAATGGATATTATTTAGTGATTCTGCCAATGCATTTAAAATAGTGGTTTTTCCTGTTCTGCGTGCTCCATAAATGATGATCGCTCTGCTCTTATGCATATATTTGCTAAGATTAGGTATTATAGTTCTGCTTATCATATTTCACCTCAATGACATAACTGTCATGAGAAGGATTTTTGTCAAATAAAAAATGTGTAATTATGGGATTGCAATCCCCAAGATTCAACTAAATACCGGGAATGTAATCCCCAAATTTAACCTATTTATGGGAATTGGACCTATCCCAATTCAGCAAACTGCAATACCCAGTCAGCATATTTCTGATTGAAATTTCTGCTGAAAGTCCCAGTTCTGTTTATTATACCTTCCAGAATATTCTGTTTTAGCTGAGCACAATCAAAATCTGGTAAAGCGTCGGTGCAATATAAGGGAAATACTGATAAGGTGCAGGTGGAGCAACAATAGAACCCCTTTTCACGGCGACCTTCAAAATAACCCCGCATAATACAATAACCAAGATACATATTCCAGTATGCCAGATCTCCATTAAGTCTGGTAAATTTTTTTCCATAAGTAAATCTACCCAAAAGCTGATAATAGGCATTTAAAGCTATCCTGCCAGTAGCACCAGTTGCTATCTGCCCACTGCCGAGTTTAAAATCAGGAGGATTCTGCCGACTTTCCAACATAGGCAGTATCTCATCAAAAAGTTCAATTGCTGCTTCCTTATCTTCAGCATTAAATCTCTGCCCACCAGCAGCTTTATTAAGTAAACGGTACATCTTTTCCATAAATCTTACCTCAATTATGAGGTAAGATAGCAAATAACTTAAATCCGCTGTCAAGAATTTTCACAGATCATGAAATAAATCACAATAGGGGCAGACCCAGGCTAATCTCCACTTGTCTTTATGAAGTAGAAATTCAATTTTGATTTCGGAGCTATGCCAGTATCATATAATCAATGACTTGCTCAAAGAATGGGTAAACAACTAACAACTTAATACTACTTTTCATATGTTTTAATTTGAACAATAACTTGAATAGCAGTTTATCGTGAACTGTCATATATCTTAATTTGCTTTCTATAGATTTCATTATATGACTCAGATTTTTTGCTTGACCGGATGTCTTCTTTTTTATATTTTATATTTTTATCTTGTGGGTGATTTTTAATCCCCTATTTATATTGAAACCATGAGTAAAACACTCAAAAGTTTTAAGCAAAGCATTAATTGCTCGAATCAGATAAGGAAAAATTTTGGAGGTATTATGAAGAAAATCCTATTGATTGTTATGGTTTGTTCTCTCTTG
This genomic window contains:
- a CDS encoding ATP-binding protein; translated protein: MHKSRAIIIYGARRTGKTTILNALAESLNNIHYINCDLIDGQESFNFRNIDEIKLKFGRYSYLLIDEAQRVRDIGIKLKSIIDNLSDLQIIVTGSSALELSNSMIEPLTGRKFEFILTPLSLEELYEYEGIDAVKSGLQQRLIYGSYPEVYLEKTMPEEIIKEIAGSYLFKDMLIYQEIKRPELLRKLLISLALQIGKEVSTTELANTVGLDRKTVEKYLSLMEQSYIIYRLGSFKRNLRNELKRANKYYFWDNGIRNSLINNFNRLEIRDDAGALWENYLITERRKMMLNKRASFEHYFWRTTTQQEIDLIEVENGEIRAYEIKWNPRKKVKFPLAFTKGYELAETYILNRENYLEIMLKGV